One genomic window of Paraburkholderia acidiphila includes the following:
- a CDS encoding MATE family efflux transporter → MSGAEALPDQRGWHRRVLTLAFPIVLANLTQPILGAVDTAVAGHLGSAADLGGVALGGLFFNFVFWGFGFLRMGTTGLVAQAYGARDLPALRANVVRALLLAFAIGAAILVIQSPLIRYTLAGIGGSSEVQRNAGIYCLARIGSAPFALANYVVLGFLLGTQRVRIALLSQIFINLTNIVAVLAYVYWLRWGIAGIGAATATADTLGFVFGACILWTLRPRGLAPLALQTVLEPAALKRLVAINRDIFLRTLCLLGSFGWFAHLGAKQGDAILAANALLLNFQTFMAYGLDGFAHAAEALVGAAIGAGNRHAFRQAVKINLFWAALGAFGFSLVYWACGPWIIAQLTNQPAVRAAAQAFLPWAALSPLISVWGFLLDGVFIGATRTRELMQAMAVSLAVFLCASWALVGPLGNHGLWIALLVFMAARGLTLSPLLPRISGAINAMSTQLR, encoded by the coding sequence TTGAGCGGCGCCGAGGCCCTGCCCGACCAGCGAGGTTGGCATCGACGCGTGCTGACGCTCGCGTTTCCCATCGTCCTCGCCAATCTCACGCAGCCCATCCTCGGGGCTGTCGACACGGCTGTGGCGGGTCACCTCGGCAGCGCAGCCGACCTTGGCGGCGTCGCGCTGGGCGGGCTGTTCTTCAACTTCGTGTTTTGGGGCTTCGGCTTCCTGCGCATGGGGACGACCGGGCTCGTCGCACAGGCCTACGGCGCGCGCGACCTCCCCGCATTGCGCGCGAATGTCGTACGCGCCCTGCTTCTAGCATTTGCGATTGGCGCCGCAATCCTGGTGATTCAATCTCCGTTGATCCGTTACACGCTCGCGGGCATTGGTGGCAGCAGCGAGGTGCAACGCAACGCTGGCATTTACTGCCTTGCGCGTATCGGCTCGGCACCGTTCGCCCTGGCTAACTACGTCGTACTCGGCTTTCTGCTCGGCACGCAGCGGGTGCGCATTGCCCTGCTTTCGCAGATATTTATCAATCTCACGAATATCGTCGCGGTGCTCGCCTATGTGTACTGGCTGCGATGGGGCATCGCCGGTATCGGTGCTGCGACGGCAACGGCGGATACGCTCGGGTTTGTCTTCGGCGCCTGCATACTGTGGACGCTACGTCCTCGCGGGCTCGCACCGCTTGCGCTGCAAACCGTGCTCGAACCCGCGGCGCTCAAGCGCCTCGTCGCGATCAATCGCGACATCTTTCTGCGTACGCTTTGTCTGTTGGGCTCGTTTGGGTGGTTCGCGCATCTGGGCGCGAAGCAAGGCGACGCGATCCTTGCTGCGAACGCGCTGCTGCTGAACTTCCAGACCTTCATGGCCTACGGTCTCGACGGCTTCGCTCATGCAGCCGAGGCGCTGGTTGGCGCGGCAATCGGCGCGGGCAATCGTCATGCATTCCGGCAGGCCGTGAAGATCAACCTGTTCTGGGCCGCGCTAGGTGCCTTTGGTTTTTCGCTGGTTTATTGGGCCTGTGGCCCGTGGATCATCGCTCAGCTCACCAATCAGCCGGCGGTGCGTGCCGCCGCCCAGGCATTCCTGCCGTGGGCCGCGCTTTCGCCGCTCATTTCCGTCTGGGGGTTTCTGCTGGACGGCGTATTCATCGGGGCCACGCGGACACGCGAACTCATGCAAGCCATGGCTGTGTCGCTGGCTGTGTTTCTGTGCGCGTCCTGGGCGCTGGTCGGGCCACTCGGCAATCATGGATTATGGATTGCCCTGCTCGTCTTTATGGCCGCGCGCGGTCTGACGCTCTCGCCCTTGCTGCCGCGCATTAGCGGCGCGATCAACGCGATGTCCACGCAATTACGCTGA
- a CDS encoding DUF2288 domain-containing protein, which produces MTIENANPSSTYAKLLGETAKIDWQDLERFFAQGKLLSVARDLDLVSVAEAIANDDSAVVTQWLSSGLVARMQAETAADYAARKPELWAVVVSPWVCVQERA; this is translated from the coding sequence ATGACTATTGAAAACGCCAACCCCAGTTCGACGTACGCCAAGCTGCTCGGCGAAACCGCCAAGATCGACTGGCAGGATCTCGAACGTTTCTTCGCGCAAGGCAAGCTGCTGAGCGTGGCGCGCGACCTTGACCTCGTGAGCGTGGCTGAGGCCATTGCCAACGACGACAGTGCTGTCGTGACCCAGTGGCTGTCCTCGGGGCTCGTCGCGCGAATGCAAGCGGAAACCGCGGCCGATTACGCCGCTCGCAAGCCGGAATTGTGGGCGGTTGTCGTCTCGCCGTGGGTGTGCGTGCAGGAACGCGCTTGA
- a CDS encoding peptidoglycan DD-metalloendopeptidase family protein — MLAPGIRRIACAALVALVAACGSAPVGPGFYRVERGDTVYKIARSNRQSVQNIVRWNNLSNPDAIEVGQVLRVEPPAGTASARSGGAARSAAPGSRESANAADTASAPSSAESSTPTAAAAPSIALVWPASGQVIRGFDGRNSKGIDIVNAAGTPIVAAAPGTVVYAGNGLRGYGNLLIIKHSGDYLTAYAHNQALFVKEGQSVTQGQKIAEMGNSDNDRVMLHFELRYQGRSIDPTRQLPAR; from the coding sequence ATGTTGGCACCAGGAATCAGACGGATTGCATGTGCGGCGCTCGTTGCGTTGGTCGCGGCGTGCGGATCGGCCCCGGTCGGCCCAGGCTTTTACCGCGTGGAACGCGGCGACACCGTGTACAAGATCGCGCGCAGCAATCGCCAGTCCGTGCAGAACATCGTGCGCTGGAACAATCTGTCGAACCCGGACGCCATCGAAGTCGGCCAGGTCCTGCGTGTGGAGCCGCCCGCCGGTACCGCGAGCGCGCGTAGCGGTGGCGCAGCCCGTAGTGCTGCGCCTGGCTCGCGCGAGAGCGCCAATGCAGCCGACACGGCATCTGCGCCGTCATCCGCGGAATCATCCACACCGACGGCAGCCGCCGCGCCTTCGATTGCGCTTGTCTGGCCGGCTAGTGGTCAGGTCATCCGCGGCTTTGATGGGCGCAATTCGAAGGGCATCGACATCGTCAATGCGGCAGGGACGCCGATCGTCGCAGCCGCGCCCGGCACCGTGGTTTATGCCGGCAACGGGCTGCGTGGCTACGGTAACTTGCTGATCATCAAGCACAGCGGCGATTACCTGACAGCCTATGCGCACAATCAGGCATTGTTCGTGAAGGAAGGTCAAAGCGTCACGCAAGGGCAAAAGATCGCGGAAATGGGCAATAGCGACAACGATCGCGTCATGCTGCATTTCGAACTGCGATACCAGGGACGCTCGATCGATCCAACGCGACAACTCCCTGCGCGCTGA
- a CDS encoding aldose epimerase family protein, whose protein sequence is MNAHPEQDILTLNRGASTLRFAPWAGGRLLSWQVDGRPVIVWPENANWAEPARVRGGNPLLFPFLGRHRVDGQIGRWRDAQGVIRDLPMHGFARDLPFAAQVDDDEHGLKMTLVDSDATRTGYPFAFRFEAAYRLADAHTLDVTLAVTNTGTQSLPWYAGHHFYFALPHAQRAQTTLDLPPAQRRHQLADGSISAPEPGKAQYRLDDASIIDRFHVLEPTPPATPVRLVAPGLGRAVTIDLNRPGSLPWYAVTTWTEAPDSDFYCVEPWLGLPDAIHNGLGLRWLAQGQTETATLRIRVETLGG, encoded by the coding sequence ATGAACGCTCATCCAGAACAGGACATCCTCACCCTCAACCGTGGTGCCTCGACGCTGCGTTTCGCGCCGTGGGCCGGTGGCCGCTTGCTATCTTGGCAAGTCGACGGCCGCCCGGTTATCGTCTGGCCCGAGAATGCAAACTGGGCCGAGCCGGCACGCGTGCGCGGCGGCAATCCGCTGCTTTTCCCGTTCCTCGGCCGTCATCGCGTGGACGGCCAGATCGGCCGCTGGCGCGACGCCCAAGGCGTGATTCGTGATCTGCCCATGCACGGCTTTGCGCGCGACCTGCCATTTGCCGCGCAAGTCGACGACGATGAGCATGGCCTGAAAATGACGCTCGTCGACTCCGATGCAACGCGCACTGGCTACCCGTTCGCCTTTCGCTTCGAAGCGGCCTATCGGCTGGCCGACGCACATACGCTCGACGTAACGCTGGCTGTGACCAATACCGGCACACAGTCGCTTCCCTGGTACGCGGGCCATCATTTCTATTTCGCCTTGCCGCATGCCCAGCGCGCACAAACGACGCTCGATTTGCCGCCCGCCCAGCGCCGGCATCAACTCGCGGACGGTTCGATCAGCGCGCCCGAACCCGGCAAGGCGCAGTACAGGCTCGACGACGCAAGCATCATCGACCGCTTCCATGTGCTCGAACCGACGCCGCCGGCCACGCCTGTGCGGCTCGTCGCGCCAGGACTCGGCCGCGCGGTGACCATCGATCTGAACCGGCCCGGCTCGCTGCCCTGGTATGCCGTGACGACGTGGACCGAAGCCCCCGATTCGGACTTCTACTGTGTCGAACCCTGGCTTGGTCTACCCGATGCAATCCACAACGGGCTCGGCTTGCGCTGGCTCGCGCAGGGCCAAACGGAGACAGCGACGTTGCGCATACGCGTCGAGACGCTTGGCGGCTAA
- a CDS encoding undecaprenyl-diphosphate phosphatase, protein MSLWFLFFLSVLQGVTELFPVSSLGHTLLVPALFGMHIDKHAPQLLPFLVALHLGTAVALLWYFRERWVALISGFFNSLAGRKNDDGHMMWALIIGTIPTGIVGLVLEKRIEAIFHDLRIVAAALMVNGVLLWFGDRLQRARVHRAPEKLTFRQAFLVGLAQIGALIPGFSRSGLTMIAGNAAGLTAEKAAEFSFLLGTPIIFAAGVLELPKLFHAKDQLMTAVVGGVLTGIAAWLSVKFLMRYFEGRGRLASFGAYCLIAGAIFLGWFALHQQPV, encoded by the coding sequence GTGAGTCTCTGGTTTCTATTCTTCCTGAGCGTGTTGCAAGGCGTCACCGAACTGTTTCCGGTGAGCAGTCTTGGCCATACACTGCTCGTACCCGCGCTGTTCGGCATGCATATCGACAAGCACGCGCCGCAACTGCTGCCGTTCCTCGTCGCATTGCATCTGGGAACCGCGGTCGCTCTCCTCTGGTATTTCCGTGAGCGCTGGGTCGCGCTGATCAGTGGCTTCTTCAACTCGCTGGCCGGCCGCAAGAACGACGATGGCCACATGATGTGGGCGCTCATTATCGGGACGATTCCGACGGGTATCGTTGGCCTCGTGCTCGAAAAGCGCATCGAAGCCATCTTTCACGATCTGCGCATTGTCGCGGCCGCGTTGATGGTCAATGGCGTGCTGCTGTGGTTCGGCGATCGCCTCCAGCGTGCGCGTGTGCATCGTGCGCCCGAGAAGCTCACGTTCCGCCAGGCATTTCTCGTTGGCCTCGCGCAGATCGGCGCGCTCATTCCCGGCTTTTCGCGCAGCGGCCTCACGATGATCGCCGGCAATGCGGCAGGCCTCACGGCTGAAAAAGCTGCGGAGTTTTCGTTCCTGCTCGGTACGCCGATCATCTTCGCGGCTGGCGTGCTCGAACTGCCGAAGCTTTTTCACGCGAAAGATCAATTGATGACTGCGGTCGTTGGCGGCGTGCTCACGGGTATTGCGGCGTGGCTGAGCGTGAAGTTCCTGATGCGCTATTTCGAAGGACGCGGACGCCTCGCATCGTTCGGTGCGTATTGCCTGATCGCGGGCGCGATCTTCCTCGGCTGGTTTGCGCTGCATCAGCAGCCGGTTTGA
- a CDS encoding HepT-like ribonuclease domain-containing protein, giving the protein MPTAGERCEHVLEAIDRISAYVNGSDEQAFLQNDVLRDACYYRFVVIGEAADCLCRDCSNEISQLRGQHPGLAMGLSFAHKLRTRLAHIYHHVDPTIVWATIQKDLPQLRADIIALRSLLP; this is encoded by the coding sequence ATGCCCACCGCCGGTGAGCGTTGCGAGCACGTACTGGAAGCGATCGACCGCATATCCGCTTACGTGAATGGAAGCGATGAGCAAGCGTTCTTGCAGAACGACGTGCTCAGAGACGCCTGCTACTACCGCTTCGTCGTTATCGGCGAGGCAGCGGATTGTTTGTGCAGGGATTGTTCAAACGAGATTAGTCAGCTCCGCGGCCAACATCCCGGCTTGGCCATGGGCCTCTCTTTCGCTCACAAGCTCCGGACGCGCCTGGCCCACATCTATCATCACGTTGACCCGACGATCGTCTGGGCCACAATCCAGAAAGATCTGCCTCAACTGCGCGCCGATATCATCGCGCTTCGAAGCTTACTTCCTTAG
- a CDS encoding AlbA family DNA-binding domain-containing protein, with product MLSKADLRDVTFADIQALKDNQIPESHTLDFKRDFPFEKDARVSLAADVVAFANTRGGDLILGADEQGGVISEFKPIKLEDKDEALRTLQSALTDLIEPKVPGVHLGTVDVPDGGHIVIVRTPPSFQAPHRVRKGGAFYSRTSTGIDPMDITTLRSAFLQSATANEKVRVFREERITGLRHRPLSAPLRKGAVGVLHIIPMASILGTLNFAIGNLHDVAQYLRPPLASGGWSSRINLDGAMSISAVDETFSYTQLFRNGSIETVMPVQANHSPVAWVGAFEDALVKEFHHQVLIEAHTKLGVDGPAFVMLSFVDIGGAPLDTGNTVMAAIHGGPAVVPAYHANLYLPEIFVESFVATSSDIYGPLFDMVWNAAGRAGRPAAGR from the coding sequence ATGCTGAGTAAAGCCGACCTGCGAGACGTGACCTTTGCCGATATTCAGGCGCTCAAGGACAACCAGATCCCGGAATCGCACACGCTCGACTTTAAGCGCGACTTCCCATTTGAAAAGGACGCGCGCGTCAGTCTTGCCGCGGATGTCGTTGCCTTCGCCAATACCCGTGGCGGTGATTTGATTCTGGGCGCTGATGAGCAAGGTGGTGTCATCTCGGAATTCAAGCCGATCAAACTCGAGGACAAAGACGAGGCGCTACGCACGCTGCAGTCGGCACTGACTGACCTCATCGAACCCAAGGTTCCTGGCGTGCACCTCGGGACCGTCGACGTGCCGGATGGTGGGCATATCGTCATCGTGCGCACGCCACCGAGCTTCCAGGCACCGCACCGCGTGCGCAAAGGTGGCGCTTTCTATTCACGGACCTCAACCGGCATCGATCCGATGGACATCACGACATTGCGCAGCGCTTTTCTTCAAAGTGCAACGGCGAACGAGAAGGTGCGGGTGTTTCGCGAAGAGCGGATAACCGGGTTGCGCCACCGGCCGCTTTCGGCGCCTCTGCGGAAAGGGGCTGTTGGCGTGCTGCATATCATTCCGATGGCTTCCATCCTTGGAACGTTGAATTTCGCCATCGGCAATCTGCACGACGTGGCGCAATACCTGCGGCCGCCTTTGGCTTCGGGTGGCTGGAGCTCCCGCATTAATCTGGACGGTGCCATGAGCATCTCGGCGGTTGACGAGACGTTCTCCTATACACAGCTGTTCAGGAACGGGAGCATTGAAACGGTGATGCCCGTGCAAGCGAACCATTCACCAGTGGCGTGGGTGGGGGCGTTTGAAGATGCACTCGTCAAGGAGTTCCATCATCAGGTGCTCATAGAAGCTCACACGAAGCTTGGAGTTGACGGCCCGGCGTTCGTGATGCTCTCTTTCGTTGATATCGGGGGAGCACCTCTGGACACAGGCAACACCGTGATGGCGGCAATTCACGGCGGCCCGGCAGTGGTGCCCGCATACCACGCGAATCTCTATCTGCCTGAGATTTTCGTAGAGTCGTTTGTCGCGACGTCTTCCGATATCTACGGTCCACTTTTCGATATGGTCTGGAACGCCGCGGGGCGGGCGGGGCGACCCGCGGCGGGGCGGTAG
- a CDS encoding tyrosine-type recombinase/integrase: MSIRKRENGVYYLDVRTPGGKRIRQTTGTADKAEAQELHDKVKHELWRAAKFGERPSRTFDEAALRFLQESAGTADYANKALHIRHFREHFGGRKLDSLTRDEIFAALPTVNRRTREPRPVSKATKNLYLSTIRVMLNTALNDWEWVEHMPKLPAIPGNAKRIRWITREEAQRLLEAISADWMRDVAILGFATGLRQANLLGLEWSQVDLVKRRAWIHPDQAKARRPIGVPLNAEAVDVIRRQLGKHNTYVFTRKGKPIAKWDIGQWDRAVARAGIEHFRFHDVRHTWASWHVQSGTPLPRLMELGAWSKYENVLRYAHLAPDHLAPHADAVTIWAQDGSASAGRGTGGGEDVEAAGGIVARLPEPLLRSA, encoded by the coding sequence ATGTCGATCCGAAAACGCGAAAACGGCGTCTACTACCTCGATGTCCGCACGCCAGGCGGCAAGCGAATTAGACAAACTACTGGCACAGCCGACAAGGCGGAAGCCCAGGAACTCCACGACAAGGTAAAGCACGAGCTCTGGCGGGCCGCGAAGTTCGGCGAGCGCCCCTCGCGGACGTTCGACGAGGCGGCGCTGCGGTTCCTGCAGGAAAGCGCTGGCACCGCGGACTACGCGAACAAGGCCCTGCACATCCGGCACTTTCGTGAGCACTTCGGCGGCCGGAAGCTCGACTCGCTCACGCGCGACGAGATCTTCGCAGCATTGCCCACGGTCAACCGGCGCACGCGCGAGCCCAGGCCCGTCTCGAAGGCGACGAAAAATCTCTACCTTTCGACGATTCGCGTCATGCTCAATACGGCCCTCAACGACTGGGAGTGGGTCGAGCACATGCCGAAACTGCCGGCGATCCCGGGCAACGCGAAGCGCATCCGCTGGATCACGCGCGAAGAGGCGCAGCGGCTGCTCGAGGCGATCAGCGCGGACTGGATGCGTGACGTCGCGATACTGGGGTTCGCGACCGGGCTTCGGCAGGCCAATCTGCTGGGTCTGGAGTGGTCACAGGTCGACCTTGTAAAGCGCCGGGCGTGGATCCATCCCGACCAGGCCAAGGCGCGCCGACCGATTGGTGTGCCGCTGAACGCCGAAGCGGTGGACGTGATCCGCCGCCAGCTCGGCAAGCACAACACGTACGTGTTCACGCGCAAGGGTAAGCCGATCGCGAAGTGGGACATCGGCCAGTGGGACCGTGCCGTAGCTCGAGCAGGGATCGAGCATTTCCGGTTCCACGATGTCCGGCACACGTGGGCGTCGTGGCACGTCCAGAGCGGGACACCGTTGCCGCGGCTGATGGAGCTCGGTGCCTGGTCGAAGTACGAAAACGTGCTTCGCTACGCCCACCTCGCGCCCGACCACCTCGCGCCGCACGCCGACGCGGTCACGATATGGGCGCAGGACGGCTCGGCGAGCGCAGGACGGGGCACAGGAGGGGGCGAGGACGTGGAAGCCGCTGGCGGCATCGTTGCGCGCTTGCCCGAGCCACTATTACGCTCGGCGTAG